A genomic region of Danio aesculapii chromosome 21, fDanAes4.1, whole genome shotgun sequence contains the following coding sequences:
- the LOC130214902 gene encoding prenylcysteine oxidase-like, which translates to MHRCFLVIFYLVHVLADSDFAKLDGAPPSKIAVVGAGIGGTATAHFLRQHFGPEVRIDVFEKGSVGGRLATVTVNHQDYESGGSIIHSLNLHMQDFVQQLGLKYRKSVAGKTAVFNGEEFILEETDWYLLDLFRLWWRYGISFIRLQMWVEEIMEKFMRIYKYQAHGYAFSSVEELLHSLGGSGFINMTRRSLSESLLELGVSQRFIDEVIAPIMRVNYGQNISIPAFVGAVSLAGAQANLWAVEGGNKLVCSGLLKLAKANLIQSPVTTVTLRSTGEEHQYELTYSSQSAQTSELYDIVVIATPLQQNVNSGISFQGFEPQIPEMVGSYHQTVASIIHGYLNCTYFGFPDPKLFPFSSILTTDTDELFFNSAASVCPVNITSGFRRKQPQEAGVYKVFSPKPLEKSELKTLFKSYYSVQVTDWLAYPHYGSTQGLPPVVLHENMYFLNGIEWAGSAMEMSSVAAKNIALLAYHRWNRQSEMIDQKDLMHKVKTEL; encoded by the exons ATGCATCGGTGTTTTTTGGTGATTTTTTATTTAGTGCATGTATTGGCGGATTCAGATTTTGCCAAACTTGACGGTGCACCGCCTTCTAAAATAG CTGTTGTTGGAGCAGGAATTGGAGGAACCGCTACAGCGCATTTCCTTAGGCAACATTTCGGGCCAGAAGTGAGAATTGATGTGTTTGAAAAGGGGTCAGTCGGTGGTCGTCTGGCTACTGTCACTGTGAACCACCAAGACTACGAGTCCGGTGGATCCATCATCCATTCCCTCAACCTGCACATGCAAGACTTTGTCCAGCAGTTGG GGCTGAAGTACCGTAAGAGTGTGGCTGGGAAAACGGCAGTGTTCAACGGAGAAGAGTTCATTCTGGAGGAGACAGACTGGTATCTGCTGGATCTGTTTCGCTTGTGGTGGCGCTATGGGATCAGCTTCATCCGTCTGCAAATGTGGGTGGAGGAGATCATGGAGAAGTTTATGAG AATCTATAAATACCAGGCTCACGGCTATGCCTTCAGTTCAGTGGAGGAGTTGCTGCACTCTCTGGGCGGTTCGGGATTCATCAACATGACCCGCCGCTCTCTTTCCGAGTCTCTGCTAGAATTGGGCGTCTCCCAGCGCTTCATTGATGAAGTCATTGCCCCCATCATGAGGGTCAACTACGGCCAGAACATCAGCATCCCTGCATTTGTTG GTGCTGTGTCTCTAGCTGGTGCTCAGGCCAATCTCTGGGCCGTGGAAGGAGGAAACAAGCTGGTGTGCTCGGGACTGCTTAAACTTGCCAAAGCTAATCTCATCCAGAGTCCAGTTACAACTGTTACACTCCGATCAACAG GAGAAGAGCACCAGTATGAGCTCACCTACAGCTCTCAAAGCGCACAGACATCCGAGCTCTACGATATCGTAGTAATAGCGACGCCTCTCCAACAAAATGTCAACTCTGGCATCTCATTCCAGGGCTTTGAGCCTCAAATTCCAGAAATGGTGGGCTCCTACCACCAAACGgtagcctccatcatccatgGCTACCTAAATTGTACCTACTTTGGCTTTCCAGATCCAAAGCTCTTCCCATTTTCAAGCATTCTCACAACAGACACCGATGAGCTGTTCTTCAACAGCGCCGCCAGCGTCTGTCCCGTCAACATAACCTCCGGTTTCCGCCGAAAGCAGCCTCAGGAGGCGGGAGTTTACAAGGTGTTCTCCCCAAAACCTCTGGAGAAGAGTGAGCTGAAGACACTTTTTAAGTCCTACTACTCGGTGCAGGTCACTGATTGGTTGGCGTACCCTCATTACGGCAGCACTCAAGGATTGCCGCCGGTTGTGTTGCATGAAAACATGTACTTTCTGAATGGAATCGAGTGGGCAGGGAGTGCGATGGAGATGAGCTCGGTGGCTGCCAAGAATATTGCACTGTTGGCCTACCACCGCTGGAACAGACAGTCGGAGATGATTGATCAGAAGGATCTTATGCACAAAGTCAAGACGGAATTGTGA